The following coding sequences lie in one Lolium perenne isolate Kyuss_39 chromosome 2, Kyuss_2.0, whole genome shotgun sequence genomic window:
- the LOC127329400 gene encoding BTB/POZ and MATH domain-containing protein 5-like produces the protein MGNISSCLVKPPVPAETSSRCATPTATAAHNFIVENYSLLLDGMGVGKFVSSTKFSAGGNNWNIRFYPDGDGREPGYASAFLHLVGGPGPTHVKAKFTLSLLGKDGKVYKDSKPVSIAPTFERGGVNSTWGVIKFVEKSMLQEADCFTVRCDLTVLKQAVVHKM, from the coding sequence ATGGGAAACATCAGCTCCTGCTTGGTTAAGCCCCCCGTGCCGGCCGAGACGTCGTCGAGATGCGCGACGCCGACCGCCACCGCGGCGCACAATTTCATCGTAGAGAACTACTCGCTGCTGCTTGACGGCATGGGCGTCGGCAAGTTCGTCAGCTCGACCAAGTTCAGCGCCGGTGGCAACAACTGGAACATCAGATTCTACCCTGACGGCGACGGCCGTGAACCGGGATACGCTTCAGCCTTCTTGCATCTCGTAGGAGGGCCAGGACCAACCCACGTGAAGGCCAAGTTCACTTTGAGTCTGCTGGGAAAAGATGGTAAAGTATACAAAGATTCCAAACCTGTGAGCATCGCGCCGACCTTTGAGAGAGGGGGAGTTAATAGTACCTGGGGCGTCATCAAGTTCGTCGAGAAGTCCATGCTGCAAGAAGCAGACTGCTTCACCGTCAGGTGTGATTTGACCGTCCTCAAACAGGCCGTCGTGCACAAGATGTAG